One genomic segment of Amycolatopsis sp. Hca4 includes these proteins:
- a CDS encoding DUF6480 family protein, with protein sequence MTAEPPDPDPRRTPDLEPGGGVPPGSTPPDSAQTSGLSHPQPMPSKAMPVLWLVLTGVLVLMVAGLVLSLAVGWLRV encoded by the coding sequence ATGACCGCCGAACCCCCGGACCCGGATCCCCGCCGGACCCCGGACCTGGAACCCGGCGGCGGCGTGCCCCCGGGCAGCACGCCGCCGGACTCCGCGCAGACGTCGGGCCTGTCGCACCCGCAGCCGATGCCCTCCAAGGCGATGCCGGTGCTGTGGCTGGTGCTCACCGGCGTGCTCGTGCTGATGGTGGCGGGGTTGGTGCTCTCGCTGGCCGTCGGCTGGTTGCGGGTGTGA
- a CDS encoding aromatic acid/H+ symport family MFS transporter, protein MTTTSRGTWTAVLCWLTVLLEGYDLVALGATIPTLLKSGYLGFTAAGATAVATVSLIGVAVGAACLGPLTDRFGRRVLLIGSVLLFSLFTLLTPLAPNVATFGVFRFVAGLGLGACMPVALTVMSENLPARRRASASTFTMTGYHVGAVLTSVLALSAKEDWHLLFYGGGVIGLLAVPLMWWKLPESAAYLAARETSERVGLKDLLGTRFRRISIAVWTGSFMGLLLVYGLNTWLPQLMRTAGYPISTSITLLLVLNIGAVLGLVLAGTIADRFGIRPIARIWFGAGAVLLAALSLKIGNALVLNAVVLLTGVFVFSAQVLIYGYVAQAFPASARGTALGLTSAVGRLGSILGPFVTGALVTAGIAYPWGFWFFAVVAALGLVAVLLLRGGTPAEERLTPVSAG, encoded by the coding sequence ATGACAACGACGTCTCGTGGCACCTGGACGGCGGTCCTCTGCTGGCTGACCGTCCTGCTCGAGGGGTACGACCTGGTCGCGCTCGGCGCCACCATCCCGACCCTGCTCAAGAGCGGCTACCTCGGCTTCACCGCGGCCGGCGCGACCGCGGTCGCCACGGTGTCGCTGATCGGCGTGGCCGTCGGCGCCGCCTGCCTCGGCCCGCTCACCGACCGGTTCGGCCGCCGCGTGCTGCTGATCGGCTCGGTCCTGCTGTTTTCGCTGTTCACCCTGCTGACGCCGCTCGCGCCGAACGTCGCCACGTTCGGCGTCTTCCGGTTCGTGGCCGGGCTCGGCCTCGGCGCGTGCATGCCGGTGGCGCTCACCGTGATGTCGGAGAACCTGCCGGCCCGGCGGCGCGCCAGCGCGAGCACGTTCACCATGACCGGCTACCACGTCGGCGCGGTGCTGACGTCGGTGCTGGCGCTGTCGGCCAAGGAGGACTGGCACCTGCTGTTCTACGGCGGCGGCGTCATCGGCCTGCTGGCCGTGCCGCTGATGTGGTGGAAGCTGCCGGAGTCCGCGGCCTACCTCGCCGCGCGCGAGACGTCCGAGCGCGTCGGGCTCAAGGACCTGCTGGGCACCCGGTTCCGGCGGATCAGCATCGCCGTCTGGACCGGTTCGTTCATGGGCCTGCTGCTGGTCTACGGGCTCAACACCTGGCTGCCGCAGCTGATGCGCACGGCGGGCTACCCGATCTCGACGTCGATCACGCTGCTGCTGGTGCTCAACATCGGCGCGGTGCTCGGGCTGGTGCTGGCCGGGACGATCGCCGACCGGTTCGGCATCCGCCCGATCGCGCGGATCTGGTTCGGTGCCGGGGCGGTCCTGCTGGCGGCGCTGAGCCTGAAGATCGGCAACGCGCTCGTGCTCAACGCGGTCGTGCTGCTGACCGGCGTGTTCGTGTTCTCCGCGCAGGTGCTCATCTACGGCTATGTGGCGCAGGCGTTCCCGGCGTCGGCCCGCGGCACCGCGCTCGGGCTGACGTCGGCGGTCGGCAGGCTGGGTTCGATCCTCGGCCCGTTCGTCACCGGGGCGCTGGTGACGGCCGGGATCGCCTATCCGTGGGGTTTCTGGTTCTTCGCCGTCGTGGCCGCGCTGGGCCTGGTCGCGGTGCTGCTGCTGCGCGGCGGGACACCGGCCGAGGAGCGGTTGACACCGGTGTCCGCCGGGTAG
- a CDS encoding Hsp20/alpha crystallin family protein — MLMRTDPFRDFDRFTQQVFGAGTWSKPAAMPMDAYREGDEFVVCFDLPGVDPGAVELDVERNVLTVKAERRPLPTGDNVRMHVSERQLGVFSRQLFLGDTLDTDRITAGYEAGVLTIRIPVAEKAKPRRIEIDNTRGGDRKQLNA, encoded by the coding sequence ATGTTGATGCGCACTGACCCGTTCCGCGACTTCGACCGCTTCACCCAGCAGGTCTTCGGCGCCGGCACGTGGTCGAAGCCGGCTGCGATGCCGATGGACGCCTACCGCGAGGGCGACGAGTTCGTGGTGTGCTTCGACCTGCCCGGCGTCGACCCCGGCGCCGTCGAGCTGGACGTCGAGCGCAACGTCCTCACGGTCAAGGCCGAGCGACGGCCCCTGCCGACCGGCGACAACGTCCGGATGCACGTCTCGGAGCGGCAGCTCGGCGTGTTCTCCCGCCAGCTGTTCCTCGGCGACACGCTGGACACCGACCGCATCACCGCCGGCTACGAGGCCGGCGTGCTGACCATCCGCATCCCGGTCGCGGAGAAGGCGAAGCCGCGCCGCATCGAGATCGACAACACCCGCGGCGGCGACCGCAAGCAGCTGAACGCCTGA
- a CDS encoding nitroreductase family deazaflavin-dependent oxidoreductase, with protein sequence MTTAQSYRRMVNAGNKIVVGLQRLGVAFGPMQLLTVPGRRTGVPRTSPVAVLPLDGASYIFQAYPKAAWVANVRAAGEVTLTRGRRSSAARLVELPVEERRPMLRRLVETSPASVGKRFVTTGLADAPTPDGVAAAAERIAVFRVERL encoded by the coding sequence ATGACAACAGCGCAGAGCTACCGCCGGATGGTCAACGCCGGCAACAAGATCGTCGTGGGGCTGCAGCGGCTCGGCGTCGCCTTCGGGCCGATGCAGCTGCTCACCGTGCCGGGCCGGCGGACCGGCGTCCCGCGCACGTCCCCCGTGGCGGTCCTGCCCCTCGACGGCGCGAGCTACATCTTCCAGGCCTACCCGAAGGCGGCCTGGGTGGCGAACGTCCGGGCGGCGGGCGAGGTCACGCTCACCCGTGGCCGCCGCTCGTCGGCCGCGCGGCTGGTCGAGCTGCCGGTGGAAGAGCGGCGGCCCATGCTGCGCCGGCTCGTCGAGACGAGCCCGGCGAGTGTGGGCAAGAGATTCGTGACGACCGGCCTGGCGGACGCGCCGACGCCGGACGGTGTGGCGGCCGCGGCGGAGCGGATCGCGGTGTTCCGCGTCGAACGGCTTTGA
- a CDS encoding HSP18 transcriptional regulator produces MDGIDPAGALRGIQEVVAATRAGAADQDRVLAALSGLRQLREELAGWEPELITAARAAGVSWVALAPALGVASRQAAERRYLRLQPSHTGEKTGEARVDAERDRRAGDRAVADWARRNSAILRQLAGRVSALDGLGPAAQESADRLGAALGDDDPATLLPPLDAARPHVTGALAEQLGEISAHTDRLRRDAAVRRARS; encoded by the coding sequence ATGGACGGAATCGACCCCGCCGGGGCGCTGCGCGGGATCCAGGAGGTGGTCGCGGCCACCCGGGCCGGGGCCGCGGACCAGGACCGGGTGCTGGCCGCGTTGTCCGGGCTGCGGCAGCTGCGGGAGGAGCTGGCGGGCTGGGAGCCGGAGCTGATCACCGCGGCCAGGGCCGCGGGCGTCAGCTGGGTGGCGCTCGCGCCCGCGCTCGGCGTCGCCAGCCGCCAGGCCGCGGAACGGCGGTACCTGCGGCTGCAGCCGTCGCACACCGGCGAGAAGACCGGCGAGGCGCGCGTGGACGCCGAACGCGACCGGCGCGCGGGCGACCGGGCCGTCGCCGACTGGGCCCGCCGCAACTCCGCGATCCTGCGCCAGCTGGCCGGCCGGGTCAGCGCCCTCGACGGGCTCGGGCCCGCGGCCCAGGAGAGCGCCGACCGCCTCGGCGCGGCCCTCGGGGACGACGACCCGGCGACGCTCCTCCCGCCGCTGGACGCCGCACGTCCGCACGTGACCGGCGCACTGGCCGAGCAGCTCGGCGAGATCTCGGCGCACACCGACCGGCTGCGCCGCGACGCCGCCGTCCGCCGCGCCCGGAGCTGA